A section of the Chloroflexota bacterium genome encodes:
- a CDS encoding dihydrodipicolinate synthase family protein: MSAQQPERMQGVLSPVVTPFDADLQPDAARFVRHCQWLLSNDVGLAVFGTNSEGNSLSVGEKVRLLDTLVEAGIPAGRMMPGTGACALTDTVELTRHAVQLGAGGVLMLPPFYYKGLSDDGLFRSFSEVIQRVGDSRLRIYLYHIPPVANVPITLTVIERLLKAYPGTIAGIKDSSGDWSNTRAMLDRFQPHGFDVFCGSESFLLATMRGGGAGCISATANVNPGPIAKLAATWQNADADAQQDALDVVRKVFQGYVMIPALKAAVAHYGDDADWVTVRPPLTELTAAERADLAKNLDAVGFTMPGLAVAAR; the protein is encoded by the coding sequence ATGAGCGCGCAGCAGCCCGAGCGGATGCAGGGCGTCCTCTCGCCGGTCGTCACCCCCTTCGACGCCGATCTTCAGCCTGATGCCGCCCGCTTCGTGCGGCACTGTCAGTGGCTGCTCAGCAACGACGTCGGGCTGGCAGTCTTCGGCACCAACTCGGAGGGCAACTCGCTGTCGGTGGGGGAGAAGGTCCGGCTGCTCGACACGCTGGTCGAGGCGGGCATCCCGGCCGGCCGCATGATGCCCGGCACCGGCGCCTGCGCCCTCACGGATACCGTTGAGCTGACCCGCCACGCCGTGCAGCTCGGCGCGGGCGGCGTCCTGATGCTGCCGCCGTTCTACTACAAGGGCCTCTCCGACGACGGCCTTTTCCGCAGCTTCTCGGAGGTCATCCAGCGGGTCGGCGACAGTCGCCTGCGGATCTACCTCTACCACATCCCCCCGGTCGCCAACGTGCCGATCACGCTGACGGTCATCGAGCGGCTGCTGAAGGCGTACCCGGGCACCATCGCCGGCATCAAGGACAGTTCGGGCGACTGGTCGAACACCAGGGCGATGCTCGATCGGTTCCAGCCGCACGGCTTCGACGTCTTCTGCGGGAGCGAGTCGTTCCTGCTGGCGACCATGCGCGGGGGTGGGGCCGGCTGCATCTCGGCCACGGCGAACGTCAACCCGGGGCCGATTGCGAAGCTGGCGGCCACCTGGCAGAACGCGGATGCCGACGCCCAACAGGATGCGCTGGACGTGGTCCGCAAGGTCTTCCAGGGGTACGTGATGATCCCGGCCCTCAAGGCGGCCGTCGCGCACTACGGCGACGATGCCGACTGGGTGACGGTTCGCCCGCCGCTGACCGAGCTGACCGCCGCCGAGCGCGCGGACCTCGCGAAGAACCTCGATGCCGTCGGCTTCACCATGCCGGGGCTGGCCGTCGCCGCCCGCTGA